In Paracoccus aminophilus JCM 7686, one DNA window encodes the following:
- a CDS encoding DUF917 domain-containing protein, which translates to MGRILVEKDVEAAVKGGSIYAAGGGGWSDHGRMLGLAAVNAGQPELVSIDELDEQDWVATAAAIGAPASTTPWEMRGVDYIKAVQMLQDALGERVAGLIIGQNGKSSTLNAWLPSAILGTKVVDAVGDIRAHPTGDMGSIGMAGSPEQMIQTAVGGNRAENRYIELVVRGATAKISPILRTASDMSGGFIASCRNPLRASYVRQNAALGGISMALALGEAIIQAEKSGGHAVIDAICKTTGGHILAEGVITRKAVVYTPEAFDVGTVTIGSGDSAKVLHVMNEYMAVDSAEGTRLATFPSVITTLSPEGEALSVGQLQEGMKIFVLHVPKEIIPLSASVRDASVYPPVEKAMGIEIARYALD; encoded by the coding sequence ATGGGACGTATTCTGGTCGAAAAAGATGTCGAGGCTGCGGTCAAGGGCGGCTCGATCTATGCGGCGGGCGGCGGTGGCTGGTCGGATCATGGCCGGATGCTGGGCCTTGCGGCGGTGAATGCCGGTCAGCCCGAGCTGGTTTCCATCGACGAGCTGGACGAGCAGGACTGGGTCGCGACGGCGGCGGCGATTGGCGCGCCTGCCTCGACCACGCCTTGGGAGATGCGCGGCGTCGATTACATCAAGGCGGTGCAGATGCTGCAGGACGCTTTGGGCGAGCGCGTCGCGGGCCTGATCATCGGGCAGAACGGTAAAAGCTCGACCCTGAACGCCTGGCTGCCCTCGGCAATCCTTGGCACGAAAGTCGTCGATGCGGTCGGCGATATTCGCGCCCATCCGACCGGAGACATGGGCTCGATCGGGATGGCCGGTTCGCCCGAGCAGATGATCCAGACCGCCGTCGGCGGCAACCGCGCCGAGAACCGCTATATCGAGCTGGTGGTGCGCGGCGCGACCGCGAAGATCTCGCCGATCCTGCGCACGGCCTCCGATATGTCGGGCGGCTTTATCGCCTCCTGCCGCAATCCGCTGCGCGCCTCTTATGTGCGCCAGAATGCGGCGCTTGGCGGGATTTCGATGGCGCTGGCTTTGGGCGAGGCGATCATTCAGGCCGAAAAATCCGGCGGTCACGCGGTCATTGACGCGATCTGCAAGACCACCGGCGGCCATATTCTGGCCGAGGGCGTCATCACCCGCAAAGCCGTCGTCTATACGCCCGAGGCGTTCGACGTGGGCACCGTCACCATCGGTTCGGGCGACAGCGCGAAAGTGCTGCATGTGATGAACGAATATATGGCCGTCGACAGCGCCGAGGGCACGCGCCTTGCGACCTTCCCCTCGGTGATCACCACGCTCTCGCCCGAGGGCGAGGCGCTGAGCGTCGGCCAGCTGCAAGAAGGCATGAAGATCTTCGTGCTGCATGTCCCGAAAGAGATCATCCCGCTCTCGGCCTCGGTGCGCGACGCCTCGGTCTATCCGCCGGTCGAAAAGGCCATGGGGATCGAGATCGCCCGTTACGCGCTCGACTGA
- a CDS encoding urocanate hydratase yields MPRPNPRHPNFPIPSGPELRAKGWRQEALLRLLENVLAVGEDPENLVVYAALGRAARNWEAHAGIVKALTEMGEDQTLLVQSGKPVGLLKTHAKAPLVIMANCNLVGQWAKAEYFYDLQKKGLICWGGLTAGCWQYIGSQGVIQGTYEIFMRIAEKRFNGSLAGRFILTAGMGGMGGAQPLAGRMGGAATLVVDIDPERAKMRKEIGYLETIASDLDEALALIAKAVEEKRATSVGLVANAADVYPEILRRGVIPDIVTDQTSAHDLVYGYVPRGLSLEEVRRMREEDPTALMALSRASIVPHVEAMLGFQKAGAEVFDNGNLIRTQAKEGGVTNAFDIPIFTEAYLRPLFCRAIGPFRWMALSGEESDIARIDDLLLEMFADNKIVTNWISLARQNVPFEGLPSRIAWLGHGERTRLALRVNELVASGELKGPVAFSRDHLDAGGMAHPNIMTENMKDGSDAIADWPLLDAMLMCSSMADLVTIHSGGGGYAGYMTSCGVTIVADGTEEAAARIDHAITNDTSIGVIRYADAGYEEALDEAEKAKIGHIKL; encoded by the coding sequence ATGCCGCGTCCCAATCCGCGCCACCCGAATTTCCCGATCCCCTCGGGCCCCGAACTCCGCGCCAAAGGCTGGCGGCAAGAGGCGCTGCTGCGCCTCTTGGAAAACGTCCTCGCCGTGGGCGAAGACCCCGAAAATCTCGTGGTCTATGCCGCCCTTGGCCGCGCCGCCCGCAACTGGGAGGCCCATGCCGGGATCGTCAAGGCGCTAACCGAAATGGGCGAGGATCAGACGCTGCTTGTCCAGTCGGGCAAGCCGGTCGGTCTTTTGAAAACCCATGCCAAAGCGCCTTTGGTCATCATGGCCAATTGCAACTTGGTCGGCCAATGGGCCAAGGCCGAATATTTCTATGACCTGCAAAAGAAGGGCCTGATCTGCTGGGGCGGGCTGACGGCGGGCTGCTGGCAATATATCGGCAGCCAAGGCGTCATTCAGGGCACCTATGAGATCTTCATGCGCATCGCCGAAAAGCGCTTCAATGGCTCGCTCGCCGGGCGCTTCATCCTGACCGCAGGCATGGGCGGCATGGGCGGCGCGCAGCCTTTGGCCGGGCGCATGGGCGGGGCGGCGACCTTGGTTGTCGATATCGACCCCGAGCGCGCCAAGATGCGCAAGGAGATCGGCTATCTCGAGACCATCGCCAGCGATCTCGACGAGGCTTTGGCGCTGATCGCCAAGGCGGTCGAGGAAAAGCGCGCGACCTCGGTCGGGCTGGTTGCCAATGCGGCGGACGTTTACCCCGAGATCCTGCGTCGCGGCGTGATCCCCGATATCGTGACCGACCAGACCTCGGCCCATGATCTGGTTTACGGCTATGTCCCGCGCGGCCTTAGCCTCGAGGAAGTGCGCCGGATGCGCGAAGAGGATCCGACCGCGCTGATGGCGCTGTCGCGCGCCTCGATCGTGCCGCATGTCGAGGCGATGCTCGGCTTTCAGAAGGCCGGGGCAGAGGTCTTCGACAACGGCAACCTCATCCGTACGCAGGCCAAAGAGGGCGGCGTCACGAACGCCTTCGACATCCCGATCTTCACCGAGGCCTATCTGCGCCCGCTCTTCTGCCGTGCGATCGGCCCCTTCCGCTGGATGGCGCTGTCGGGCGAGGAAAGCGACATTGCCCGCATCGACGACCTGCTGCTCGAAATGTTCGCCGACAACAAGATCGTCACGAACTGGATCAGCCTTGCCCGCCAGAACGTGCCGTTTGAGGGCCTGCCCTCGCGCATTGCTTGGCTGGGTCATGGCGAGCGCACGCGGCTTGCGCTTCGCGTCAACGAGCTCGTGGCCAGCGGCGAGCTGAAAGGCCCGGTCGCCTTCTCGCGCGATCACCTCGACGCGGGCGGCATGGCGCATCCGAATATCATGACCGAGAATATGAAGGACGGCTCGGATGCGATTGCGGACTGGCCGCTTCTCGATGCGATGCTGATGTGCTCGTCGATGGCCGATCTCGTGACGATCCATTCGGGCGGCGGCGGCTATGCCGGCTATATGACGAGCTGCGGCGTGACCATCGTCGCCGATGGCACCGAAGAGGCCGCGGCGCGCATTGACCACGCGATCACCAATGACACCTCGATCGGCGTGATCCGCTATGCCGATGCGGGCTATGAGGAGGCGCTGGACGAGGCAGAGAAGGCCAAGATCGGCCATATCAAGCTGTAA
- a CDS encoding GntR family transcriptional regulator yields MLSDEGFSLTRPSLEAEAAATLQDAILTGVFKPGERLVEMELAERFGVSQGTIRGALKYLQADGLVEHRPRRGNFVISVTEEDISDISILRDTLESLGAELAAQRIDEAGKARLSGVMEQMRQAAAARQRRKLLELDLLFHRTVIALSGSRRLQDLYRRLEGPALLFLRMADDFYDEPQAIIDLHEPLLAAICAGDAGRAHEIARRHTVPDAHRITGKDRA; encoded by the coding sequence ATGCTGTCAGATGAGGGCTTCAGTCTCACCCGCCCCAGCCTCGAAGCAGAGGCCGCCGCCACCTTGCAGGATGCGATCCTGACCGGGGTGTTCAAACCGGGCGAGCGTTTGGTGGAAATGGAGCTGGCCGAGCGCTTTGGCGTGTCTCAGGGCACGATCCGCGGCGCGCTGAAATATCTGCAGGCCGATGGTCTGGTCGAGCACCGGCCCCGGCGCGGGAATTTCGTGATCTCGGTCACCGAGGAAGACATCAGCGATATTTCCATCCTGCGCGACACGCTGGAATCGCTTGGCGCAGAGCTTGCGGCGCAGCGCATTGACGAGGCGGGCAAGGCGCGGCTTTCAGGGGTGATGGAACAGATGCGGCAGGCGGCAGCCGCGCGTCAGCGCCGCAAGCTTCTGGAGCTCGACCTGCTTTTTCACCGCACGGTCATTGCTTTGTCGGGCAGTCGGCGCTTGCAGGATCTTTATCGCAGGCTCGAGGGTCCGGCGCTGTTGTTCCTGCGCATGGCCGATGATTTCTATGACGAGCCGCAGGCAATCATCGACCTGCACGAGCCCTTGCTCGCCGCGATCTGCGCGGGCGATGCCGGGCGCGCCCATGAGATCGCGCGCCGCCATACCGTGCCCGATGCCCATCGCATCACCGGAAAAGACCGCGCCTGA
- a CDS encoding aminotransferase family protein, translating to MSGVFSRDFAAEMPLVDHAEGVWIQTVDGQRYLDGMGSAGVIGIGHGRTEIYEALAGQGTKVSYVYTASFTHPWQEELSKSMLSVAPEGMSAVYFVSGGSEANETALKLARQYHVERGEPTRHKMLARWQSYHGVTIATLSLSGRTSWRAPYDPYMLPVVHVSPPYNYRCTICGGEGDCTDHCIEELERTILLEGPETISCFFAETIIGTTASGVTPGPDYYRRVRELCDRYGILFICDEVLMGYGRVGRPFAIEDWGITPDMITCGKAIGSGYAPLGAVIVSEKIAGFFREGRRRFVHGFTYSGHAMSCFVGQKVFEIMKREDLFRRPGRIGAYLHERLGALQQRHEMIGDLRGRGLYAGLEFVADRQSRAPFAPEQQITTRLVSMMRERGVIVGGGVPGANYGKGGDHIQISPPFIITEAEIDTLTGALDEVLTVLGQEPRMLAAE from the coding sequence ATGAGCGGTGTGTTTTCCAGAGATTTCGCGGCCGAGATGCCGCTGGTGGATCATGCCGAGGGCGTCTGGATCCAGACCGTGGACGGGCAGCGCTATCTCGACGGGATGGGCAGCGCCGGGGTGATCGGGATCGGTCATGGCCGCACCGAGATCTATGAGGCGCTGGCCGGGCAGGGCACCAAAGTATCCTATGTCTATACCGCCTCTTTCACCCATCCCTGGCAGGAAGAGCTGTCGAAATCCATGCTCTCGGTCGCGCCCGAGGGCATGTCGGCGGTCTATTTCGTCTCGGGCGGCTCTGAGGCCAATGAAACCGCGCTCAAGCTCGCCCGCCAGTATCACGTCGAGCGCGGCGAGCCGACGCGCCACAAGATGCTGGCGCGCTGGCAGAGCTATCATGGTGTGACGATTGCGACATTGTCGCTGTCGGGGCGGACCTCGTGGCGCGCGCCCTATGACCCCTATATGCTGCCGGTGGTCCATGTCTCGCCGCCCTATAATTACCGCTGCACGATCTGCGGCGGCGAGGGCGATTGCACCGATCATTGCATCGAGGAACTCGAGCGCACCATCCTGCTCGAAGGGCCGGAAACCATCTCGTGCTTCTTTGCCGAAACCATCATCGGCACCACCGCCTCGGGCGTGACGCCGGGGCCGGACTATTACCGCCGCGTGCGCGAGCTTTGCGACCGCTACGGCATCCTCTTCATCTGCGACGAGGTGCTGATGGGCTATGGCCGGGTCGGGCGGCCCTTTGCCATCGAGGATTGGGGCATCACCCCCGATATGATCACCTGCGGCAAGGCGATCGGCTCGGGCTATGCGCCTTTGGGCGCGGTCATCGTCTCGGAAAAGATCGCGGGCTTTTTCCGCGAGGGCCGGCGCCGCTTCGTCCATGGCTTCACCTATAGCGGCCATGCGATGTCGTGTTTCGTCGGCCAGAAGGTCTTTGAGATCATGAAGCGCGAGGATCTCTTCCGCCGCCCCGGCCGCATCGGCGCCTATCTGCACGAGCGTCTGGGCGCGCTGCAACAGCGCCATGAGATGATCGGTGATCTGCGCGGGCGCGGCCTTTATGCGGGGCTCGAATTCGTCGCCGATCGCCAAAGCCGCGCGCCTTTCGCCCCCGAGCAACAGATCACCACGCGGCTCGTCTCTATGATGCGCGAGCGGGGCGTGATCGTCGGTGGCGGCGTGCCGGGCGCCAATTACGGCAAGGGCGGCGATCACATCCAGATCAGCCCGCCCTTCATCATTACCGAGGCCGAGATCGACACGCTGACCGGCGCTCTTGACGAGGTTCTGACTGTTCTTGGACAAGAGCCGCGGATGCTGGCCGCCGAATAA
- a CDS encoding TRAP transporter substrate-binding protein encodes MKKILTASLFAFLAAGAAQAEVTMRIGGAGSDASPDTKAMEVFADKLKERVGDKITVELFPNSHLGTVDEMVEQVKGGVLECMYESVGVLGSFHPAANIEGVAYVYRDEDHFFRIWRGPVGKEILDSIANDAGFRVIGPAFHGFRDMLTNAPITKVEDLEGLKIRAPGIPAYIESIRALGANPATVAFEEVYAALQSHVVDGVEQPLTAIKDKRFYEVVKNLALTNHMAETMGFMCNADWFNGLDEADRGAIEAAATDSADWYRGYTADSQSKLLAEFEAEGVTVTRPDLAPFIAKAATASYDPALQPIIDKVRAVE; translated from the coding sequence ATGAAAAAAATACTCACCGCATCGCTTTTCGCTTTTCTCGCCGCCGGAGCGGCTCAGGCGGAGGTGACCATGCGCATTGGCGGCGCGGGCTCGGATGCGAGCCCCGACACCAAGGCGATGGAGGTCTTTGCCGATAAGCTGAAAGAGCGCGTGGGCGACAAGATCACGGTCGAGCTCTTCCCGAATTCGCATCTGGGCACCGTCGACGAGATGGTCGAGCAGGTGAAGGGCGGCGTGCTCGAATGCATGTATGAAAGCGTGGGCGTGCTCGGCTCGTTCCACCCGGCGGCGAATATCGAAGGCGTCGCCTATGTCTACCGCGACGAGGACCATTTCTTCCGCATCTGGCGCGGCCCGGTCGGCAAGGAGATCCTCGATTCCATCGCCAATGACGCCGGTTTCCGCGTGATCGGCCCGGCCTTCCACGGCTTCCGCGACATGCTGACGAATGCGCCGATCACCAAGGTCGAAGATCTCGAAGGGCTGAAAATCCGCGCGCCGGGCATTCCGGCCTATATCGAATCGATCCGCGCGCTTGGCGCAAACCCGGCGACCGTGGCCTTTGAAGAGGTCTATGCCGCGCTGCAAAGCCATGTCGTTGACGGGGTCGAGCAGCCGCTGACCGCGATCAAGGACAAGCGTTTCTATGAGGTGGTGAAAAACCTCGCGCTGACCAATCACATGGCCGAAACCATGGGCTTCATGTGCAATGCCGATTGGTTCAACGGGCTGGACGAGGCCGACCGGGGCGCGATCGAGGCTGCCGCGACCGACAGCGCCGATTGGTATCGCGGCTATACCGCCGACAGCCAGTCGAAGCTTCTGGCCGAGTTCGAGGCCGAAGGCGTGACCGTCACCCGTCCCGATCTTGCGCCCTTCATCGCCAAGGCGGCGACGGCCTCTTATGATCCGGCGCTGCAGCCGATCATCGACAAGGTCCGTGCGGTCGAGTGA
- a CDS encoding TRAP transporter small permease translates to MSKALTLIGSALRGLLAAIVICALFFIVVLVFYQVVTRYVTGTATPELAEIARFLFIWLVFAGSAWLISRGDLIAIDFFSAQAGRGGKRTLRIFADLCTAAFLVALISYSGKLLDVVAIKHAPATGIPYRWVYLALPVFAVSGIFFVIERLVTTGFFARPSAISDKAGD, encoded by the coding sequence TTGTCCAAAGCCCTGACCCTTATCGGCAGCGCCTTGCGCGGACTTTTGGCCGCGATCGTCATCTGCGCATTGTTTTTCATCGTCGTGCTCGTCTTCTATCAGGTCGTCACCCGCTATGTGACCGGCACCGCGACGCCCGAGCTGGCCGAGATTGCCCGCTTCCTCTTCATCTGGCTGGTCTTTGCCGGATCGGCCTGGCTCATCAGCCGCGGCGATCTGATCGCCATCGACTTCTTTTCCGCGCAGGCGGGCAGGGGCGGCAAGCGCACCCTGCGCATCTTCGCCGATCTGTGCACCGCAGCCTTTCTGGTCGCGCTGATCAGCTATTCGGGAAAGCTGCTTGATGTGGTCGCGATCAAACACGCGCCCGCAACCGGCATTCCCTACCGCTGGGTCTATCTGGCGCTGCCGGTCTTTGCCGTCTCGGGCATCTTTTTCGTGATCGAGCGGCTGGTGACCACCGGCTTTTTCGCGCGTCCCAGCGCCATCTCAGACAAAGCCGGAGACTGA
- a CDS encoding TRAP transporter large permease — protein sequence MLMLLTLAIILFALMFLAVPIAIALGIASVAIILIWGTPGFVLAQKMVNGIDSFPLLAVPFFILAAAIMNSGGITTRIVDLLGSLMGRLRGSSGTVNVGTNIFLAGISGSSVADASATGALMIPEMKKEGYSGAFAAALTATAALLGPILPPSIPLVIYGVIADVSIMKLFVGGYLPALMVAFALIFYVNLYAAKKGLPRRGRQGGAEIWRKFKGAVWAMSMPILLLVGARGGFFTITEIGAVLVVYALFVGWVIHREFRWSKLPAILLDAGMQTANIMLVVATSSFVAYLMVVHGVPKDLSRWIQEAHLSPVVFLLLINVILLLAGAFLDSTPATIIIVPIVLPSAMALGIDPVHFGLIVVVNLMIGLIHPPMGLNLLITQAIAKEPMGAILKESIPLLGIMLAILLLITFVPATVLWLPSVMGL from the coding sequence ATGTTGATGCTTCTGACACTTGCGATCATTCTTTTTGCGCTGATGTTTCTGGCGGTGCCGATCGCCATCGCGCTTGGCATTGCCTCGGTCGCGATCATCCTGATCTGGGGCACGCCGGGCTTTGTGCTGGCCCAGAAGATGGTGAACGGGATCGATTCCTTCCCGCTTCTCGCGGTGCCTTTCTTCATCCTGGCCGCCGCGATCATGAATTCGGGCGGGATCACCACGCGGATCGTCGATCTCTTGGGCTCGCTCATGGGGCGGCTGCGCGGCAGCTCTGGCACCGTCAACGTCGGCACGAATATCTTCCTCGCGGGGATTTCGGGCTCGTCGGTTGCCGATGCCTCGGCCACCGGCGCGCTGATGATCCCCGAGATGAAGAAAGAGGGCTATAGCGGCGCTTTCGCCGCCGCTTTGACCGCGACCGCCGCGCTTTTGGGTCCGATCCTGCCGCCCTCGATCCCCTTGGTGATCTATGGCGTGATTGCCGATGTCTCGATCATGAAGCTCTTCGTCGGCGGCTATCTGCCCGCGCTGATGGTGGCTTTCGCGCTGATCTTCTACGTCAATCTCTATGCCGCGAAAAAGGGTCTGCCGCGCCGTGGCCGTCAGGGCGGTGCCGAGATCTGGCGCAAGTTCAAAGGCGCGGTCTGGGCGATGTCGATGCCGATCCTGCTGCTGGTCGGCGCGCGCGGTGGCTTTTTCACCATCACCGAGATCGGCGCGGTTCTTGTCGTCTATGCGCTCTTCGTCGGCTGGGTGATCCACCGCGAGTTTCGCTGGAGCAAGCTGCCCGCGATCTTGCTCGATGCCGGAATGCAGACCGCCAATATCATGCTCGTGGTCGCGACCTCGTCTTTCGTGGCCTATCTCATGGTGGTCCATGGCGTGCCGAAGGATCTGTCGCGCTGGATCCAGGAGGCGCATCTCTCGCCGGTGGTCTTCCTGCTGCTGATCAACGTGATCCTGCTTCTGGCCGGCGCCTTCCTCGACTCGACGCCCGCGACGATCATCATCGTCCCGATCGTGCTGCCCTCAGCCATGGCGCTTGGCATCGACCCAGTCCATTTCGGCCTGATCGTTGTCGTCAACCTGATGATCGGCCTGATCCATCCGCCGATGGGGCTGAACCTCTTGATCACGCAGGCCATCGCCAAAGAGCCAATGGGCGCGATCCTGAAAGAGAGCATTCCTCTGCTCGGGATCATGCTGGCCATCCTGCTGCTGATCACCTTCGTCCCGGCAACCGTGCTCTGGCTGCCAAGCGTGATGGGGCTCTGA
- the katG gene encoding catalase/peroxidase HPI: MDGNNPAGRCPVIHGARPQTTLGGRGNKDWWPNQLDLSILHQHTPNSTPEGADFDYRAEFQKLDYAGLKRDLAALMTDSQDWWPADWGHYGGLMVRMAWHAAGTYRTADGRGGGSTGNQRFAPLNSWPDNGNLDKARRLLWPIKQKYGNRISWADLILLAGNVAMETMGFKTFGFAGGRADIWAPEEDIYWGPEAEWLATSDKPASRYSGERDLANPLAAVQMGLIYVNPQGPDGNPDPIASGRDVRETFARMAMNDEETVALIAGGHTFGKAHGAGDPALVGPEPEGGAIEDQGLGWLNRLGSGKGVHTTTSGFEGAWKPNPTSWDNGYFDVLFGYDWEQVTSPAGAIQWRAKDCRPEDLIPDAHDPAVKHAPFMTTADLSLRFDPIYEPIARRFHQNPEAFAEAFARAWFKLLHRDLGPKSLYLGPEAPQEDLIWQDPIPARDHALIDAADIAQLKRDILATGLGTAELVATAWASASTFRGSDKRGGANGARIRLAPQNGWAVNQPAQLSRVLAALERVQAGFNAAQTGDKRVSLADLIVLAGGAGIEAAAQAAGQPLAVPFTPGRMDAHADQTDAESFAPLEPEADGFRNYTNGRYRVSPEEMLIDRAQLLTLSAPEMTVLVGGLRVLGANHEACQHGVFTARPGQLTQDFFVNLLDMATEWRSVGEGADLFEGRDRKSGALRWTGTRADLVFGSNSQLRAVAEFYAQADNAARFAADFVAAWVKVMELDLFAH, encoded by the coding sequence ATGGACGGAAACAATCCCGCCGGGCGCTGCCCGGTGATCCATGGCGCACGCCCGCAGACGACTTTGGGCGGACGCGGCAACAAGGACTGGTGGCCGAACCAGCTCGACCTGTCGATCCTGCATCAACATACGCCGAATTCAACGCCCGAGGGCGCGGATTTCGATTATCGCGCCGAGTTCCAGAAGCTCGATTATGCCGGGCTGAAGCGCGATCTCGCGGCGCTGATGACAGACAGCCAGGACTGGTGGCCCGCCGATTGGGGCCATTACGGCGGGCTGATGGTGCGCATGGCGTGGCACGCGGCTGGCACCTATCGCACGGCGGATGGCCGCGGCGGCGGCTCGACCGGCAACCAGCGTTTCGCGCCGCTGAACTCTTGGCCCGACAATGGCAATCTCGACAAGGCGCGGCGGCTGCTCTGGCCGATCAAGCAGAAATACGGCAATCGGATTTCCTGGGCCGATCTGATCTTGCTCGCGGGCAATGTCGCGATGGAGACGATGGGCTTCAAGACCTTCGGCTTCGCCGGGGGCCGCGCCGATATCTGGGCGCCCGAGGAGGATATCTACTGGGGTCCCGAGGCCGAATGGCTGGCGACCTCGGACAAGCCCGCGAGCCGCTATTCGGGCGAGCGCGATCTGGCGAACCCGCTGGCGGCGGTGCAGATGGGGCTCATCTACGTCAATCCGCAGGGCCCGGACGGCAATCCCGATCCGATAGCCTCAGGGCGCGACGTGCGCGAGACCTTTGCCCGGATGGCGATGAATGACGAGGAAACCGTGGCGCTGATCGCGGGCGGCCATACGTTCGGCAAGGCCCATGGCGCGGGCGATCCCGCTTTGGTTGGCCCCGAACCAGAGGGCGGCGCGATCGAGGATCAGGGCCTCGGCTGGCTGAACCGGCTGGGCTCGGGCAAGGGCGTCCATACCACGACCTCGGGCTTTGAGGGCGCGTGGAAGCCCAATCCGACGAGCTGGGACAATGGCTATTTCGACGTGCTCTTCGGCTATGACTGGGAGCAGGTGACGAGCCCGGCCGGGGCGATCCAATGGCGCGCCAAGGATTGCCGCCCCGAGGATCTGATCCCCGATGCGCATGATCCGGCGGTCAAACATGCGCCCTTCATGACGACGGCCGATCTCTCGCTGCGCTTTGATCCGATCTACGAGCCGATTGCCCGCCGTTTCCACCAAAACCCCGAGGCTTTCGCAGAGGCTTTCGCCCGCGCCTGGTTCAAGCTCTTGCACCGCGATCTGGGGCCGAAATCGCTCTATCTCGGCCCCGAGGCGCCGCAAGAGGATCTGATCTGGCAAGATCCGATCCCGGCGCGCGACCATGCGCTGATCGACGCGGCTGATATCGCGCAGCTCAAGCGCGACATTCTGGCGACCGGGCTTGGCACGGCAGAGCTGGTCGCGACGGCCTGGGCCTCGGCCTCGACCTTCCGCGGCTCGGACAAGCGCGGCGGTGCCAATGGCGCGCGCATCCGCCTTGCGCCGCAAAATGGCTGGGCGGTCAACCAACCGGCGCAGCTCTCGCGCGTGCTCGCGGCGCTCGAACGGGTGCAGGCCGGGTTCAACGCCGCGCAGACCGGAGACAAGCGGGTTTCGCTCGCCGATCTGATCGTGCTGGCGGGCGGGGCCGGGATCGAGGCCGCCGCGCAGGCCGCGGGCCAGCCGCTGGCCGTGCCCTTCACGCCGGGGCGGATGGATGCTCATGCCGATCAGACCGATGCAGAAAGCTTCGCGCCGCTTGAGCCCGAGGCGGATGGTTTCCGCAACTACACCAATGGCCGCTACCGCGTCTCGCCCGAGGAAATGCTGATCGATCGCGCCCAGCTTTTGACGCTGAGCGCGCCCGAAATGACCGTTCTGGTCGGCGGGCTGCGCGTGCTTGGCGCCAATCACGAGGCGTGCCAGCATGGCGTCTTCACCGCGCGTCCGGGGCAGCTGACGCAGGATTTCTTCGTCAACCTGCTGGATATGGCGACCGAATGGCGCAGCGTGGGCGAGGGCGCGGATCTTTTCGAGGGCCGCGACCGCAAAAGCGGCGCGCTGCGCTGGACGGGGACGCGGGCCGATCTGGTCTTCGGCTCGAACTCGCAGCTGCGCGCCGTGGCGGAGTTCTACGCGCAGGCCGACAATGCGGCGAGATTTGCCGCTGATTTCGTGGCGGCTTGGGTGAAGGTCATGGAGCTCGACCTTTTCGCCCACTAA
- a CDS encoding hydrogen peroxide-inducible genes activator, with protein MRNLTLRQIRYFDALARLGTFSAAADACAVTQPALSMQIKELEESAGHALLERSPRGIRLTAFGEMVHQRAQAMLAIVDDLDALARAAGREPAGKLRLGVIPTIAPYLLPAVVTRLAQDFPDLSPILRESTTSRLMGELLDGRLDAAILALPLSEPALTEIALFTERFVLIRPAEDAGKPVPNRDRLREMRLLLLEEGHCFRSQALSFCDMPTSQPRDMLDGSSLSTLVQMVGVGMGVTLIPEMAVPIETRSARVAVSRFRDPQPLRSIGMVWRKSSALEAQLMQISEVVRDCGLGLRDASGLTSLPGWRRAPAPLPELP; from the coding sequence ATGCGCAACCTCACCCTCCGCCAGATCCGCTATTTCGACGCCCTCGCCCGGCTTGGCACCTTCAGCGCCGCCGCCGATGCTTGCGCAGTGACTCAGCCCGCCTTGTCCATGCAGATCAAAGAGCTCGAAGAAAGCGCGGGCCATGCGCTTTTGGAGCGCAGCCCGCGCGGCATCCGGCTGACCGCTTTTGGCGAGATGGTGCATCAGCGCGCCCAAGCCATGCTGGCGATTGTCGATGATCTCGATGCGCTGGCGCGAGCGGCGGGACGCGAGCCTGCGGGCAAGCTGCGCCTTGGCGTCATCCCGACGATTGCGCCCTATCTGCTGCCCGCCGTCGTCACCCGGTTGGCACAGGATTTCCCCGATCTCAGCCCGATCCTGCGCGAAAGCACGACCTCGCGCCTGATGGGCGAGCTGCTGGACGGGCGGCTCGATGCGGCCATCCTCGCCCTGCCCCTCTCTGAACCCGCGCTGACCGAGATCGCGCTCTTCACCGAGCGGTTCGTCCTGATCCGCCCGGCCGAGGATGCGGGCAAGCCCGTGCCGAATCGCGACCGGCTGCGCGAGATGCGGCTTTTGCTGCTCGAAGAGGGCCATTGCTTCCGCTCGCAGGCGCTGTCCTTTTGCGACATGCCGACCAGCCAGCCGCGCGACATGCTGGACGGCAGCTCGCTCTCGACGCTGGTCCAGATGGTCGGGGTCGGCATGGGCGTCACGCTCATCCCCGAGATGGCGGTGCCGATCGAGACGCGCTCGGCCCGGGTCGCGGTCTCGCGCTTTCGCGACCCCCAGCCGCTGCGCTCGATCGGCATGGTCTGGCGCAAATCCAGTGCATTGGAGGCCCAGCTCATGCAGATTTCCGAGGTGGTGCGCGACTGCGGTCTGGGCCTGCGCGACGCCAGCGGCCTGACCAGCCTGCCGGGCTGGCGCCGCGCACCCGCGCCGCTTCCTGAACTGCCCTGA